The nucleotide window GGTACTCTCGCATAATTGTGGGTGTGCAACTTTGATCGAATGAGGTAATAAATGGGGTTGCGCCTAATCCGGAGATGCATGTATTTTTTCCCTATGATACTATACTGTTTTCATGTGATTACTTATTCTTCGCTATGGGTTGATAACCTTGCTCTATTTACCGTAATAGATAATGCTGAGGATACGTAGCGTATATAACTAGTATAACGCTTTATGCGGAATCAACCAGGGCTCGCTCAGTTAATCAGAATCGAATCCTAAGTTCGTAGTACAGTAAGTAGAACGGCACCAATGGCCAACAAGTAAGCCATGCAATAGAAACTACTACGCTACGTACATTTGTTCAacttggggggggggggggcggAGATATTCTTCCTATTTGTATTTTCTGTCCATAGACTGCTGGTGGGTTTCCGGTAAATTGTAGTATATACGAATCATCAATTAGAATGACAAAGTCCACCCGTCCCATACAAACAACTTGACACCAGCTGGCTACTTACTACACACAATTCAATGAGCAAGAAATCCCGAAACAGAAAGCCACCCACCAAATCGCATGAAATGCCTCCCTTCATTCCATACAATAAACCAGCCacatagaaagaaaaaagaacaaaatAACCAAAAGACTTCAGAAAACTCCCCTTCAATTCATTACTCTATATGGAAAGAAAttccccaacccatccatctccagcaagaaaaatagaaaactGATAACCCTCCTAACCCAGCGCAAACCACGTCACgctaacaacaacatccagaCCCCGTTCCTCAGCGCCAGGATACTTGAACGTCCACATACCATCGCGGTTCACATCCCAGAAAGCTCCGGACGCAGAGTGCATCCCACGCTTGCCGGTGTTGCTGGTCGCGCCGTCAGCAGCGGCGGACTTGTCGATGAGGCCTTGTTGCACGATGGTGCTGTTCACGGTGAAGCGGTAGGGAGGGGCAGTCGAGGGAGTAGAGGGGGCGGTGGCAGTGATGAGGGCTTTCAGGATGGTGTTCTGTTGGATTTGATTGAGTGGTCAGATTGATGTTGGGGTAGTAGTTGTGGAGTGGGGGTAGGTACAATGATTTGAGAGTTCCAGTCGCCGACTTTGGTGTGTTCGTATTCGGTCACTTCTTTGAGGGCGGTGTCGCAGGCCTATATCGGGGGGAGATTGGTGGTTAGTATTGACATAGGGAGAGACGTGTagtggggttgttggtggaaGTGGGAGGTCATGAATGTAAGGTATGGGTGAACGCACCTCGGTGGCGATCTTGGTCAATTCCGGGATCGGAACGGGCTATGCGAGTCGAATAGTAAGTATATTGTAACGAGTTGTCCGTCTGGATAGGGACGCGAGAGGGGTCGGATGACGTTCGGGTTGCGGGCTATCCAGGTACGATCATTGCacggggagggtggtgacaCACCGAAGAGGGGGTAGCAGCGTCGACGGCCATTGTGAATGAAAGAGTTGGGTCTGGTGTAAGATATGTTTTGCGTGAGACTTGAAGGCTAGCGGTTAGTGAAATTCGCGCGGGTCTGGTTGTAGATAGGGGATGTTCGTCGGGGAAGTGTCGATAACCAtgggatgctggagatgcgATTGTGGGGGGAAGGACAGACAATGCGGCTCCGGGGCCGGCGAACCAAGCAACACGGGCTGATGGAAATGCCGGATAAGATGGCCACTCACTCAATGCACGatgctatgctatgctgGTATGCGCGGAAGTGTCAAGGCGAGTGCGACAGCAGCGAAAGAACAGCTAGCGGGCTGGTGCTTAAGAATGAATGTTTGGGGGCTCGCCGTCGACTGGCATCATGGCTGTCGCTTTGCGCTTCTTGATTGGCCATGATGAATACAAGGCTAGGCTGGGAGGGGTTAGTGTCCGGTCCAAGACCGGACTAGCTGATTACTTGGTTGGGATTAGCTCATCAGCTGCCATCTCCTACAATAGCCAGACTATACAATTGAACAAAACTCCAGCCTTCTGCGTCCTACAATTGAGATACATGGCATAGTGAGTACATATTCACCCTGCAGACACTCATTCTTATAAAGCCACTGTTTCAAACCTACATCTGGCTATTTACTGATACACTATCATAGGTGCTGCGTAGTCGCTTCTGCTTAGATTATGAGAACCATCGTTTGATTCATCAGATCAAGACTGATTCCAGCTTCATTTGCACATTCTATTAAGTATAGAAGAATATCCGTCAAGACTCTGCATATAATCCATCAAAAAAACTTTCTCAACTCAACCATTGCAAGTTACGCAGTTCCTTCAGGAAACTTTTGGCATCTTCATGGCTATCCAGACGCTGTCGCAACAACTCTCTCCATTCAGCGTCTTTACCAGTAGAACCACACGCAATTCTAAGATACTCATACCATATGGGATAAAAAGCTGCAAATTCCCAATCAATGATTCCAACGAGCTGACCATCTTTGACCATGATATTGGAGATATTAAGGTCGCCATGCGTGAGGACATAAGGGCCGCATACAGGGAAGCGCTTCATCAATTCATCCTTTTTATTCGAAAATGCTGAGGACGATAGTTCACGGCTGATGGCATCGCGAAACTCAGAGTCTGAGTGGAATGGTCCCTGGAgctcaccatcatcaaatACCATATCTAATGGACAGGCTCCTCCATCAATGCCTTGTATACTCGGCGATGTGATGGACTGTAGTTGCTTGCACACGTCGGCCACCTGGTCTGCGATAGTGGCCTTTTGGTCCTTCGACAATCGCGACCAGGCATTCTCGAGTGTCTCACCGTCCAGTTGTGTCTGCATCGAGAAGTGGTTCCCATGTTGATCGACCCAGTTACGGTCAGCTTTTGGTGCTGGGATATGGGGATGGGCTACAAGTAGCTGCAGCGCTTGACTTTCGTTTTCCAGAGATTCTTCGAATTTGGGGTGTGCTTTCAAAATCAAATCGGTGCCGATTGCCCATACGCCTCCTGCTCGCGAGCCGCGGATAAATCGTATGGGGTTGTAATGCCGGCGTATCGATTGCTCCGCCAAACTGCATCCGCACTCGTCATAGCCGGTGTATGTATCGGACATGGTGTGAATTGATTGGGATTTCTCAGGAGTAGAAGATGAATGGAGAGTCCTAGGTAAGTGTCAGACAGATTGGATACGGAGATGACCAGTCCCTATTTATGTGCCTTGGTCCATCAAGCCATGGAGGGGTTCGGATTGTTCATTTGTTTTCTGGCATCAAGCAAGCATCGCGCTGGATTTGAAGCGGAAGTTGCCTTTGGATAGCTGTATCCTGGCTTGGAGTGTGGCTCATACCTTGGATGGTAGGGATTGTATATACACTATGCGGTGGTTAGCGTTATTGAGCAACGTAAGCTCCCACCCAATGAACATATTAAACTTACTACAGTATCTGTTCTGATTCAAGAGTCACGTTGTGTACTCGGCTGGTACACTGAAATTATGTTTGTTTTCTTGGATGGAATTGTATAAACTCCATGTCGTTCTGATAGGCTTCTTTATGTCCTGAATCTCCTTTGTCCAACTAAACCATTGACCAACAATGCTTGGTATTCTGTGGAGGATGTTGCCATGAAAGCTGCCCACAATGCTTGGAACGAACCGAAAATCAAGTTTTACTTTCATCTCTgctatatgtatatatcGAGATGAGCATATTCACTTTCTATACGGCCCCGTTATATGATTCCGTGAATCACCGTTAAGCGGAGCACCTTTCGATACTCGATAATACTTTACATTATAGGATGCAGTTAGTTGCCTTGAATATCTACATTATCGTGAAGGcagatagtagtactttcACCACAGCAAACCTTGGCTGAACAACGCCAATAGGATGCATGTCTTATTTCACCAGATTCTTTGTTTCCATGCCTATCTGGCAGTCTATATAGACATAGATGTAGAAGGTTCAATCTCCTGAGTATTCAATCAAACCTCACAACCCAGCAAAGATACGGAAACCACAACTAAAGCC belongs to Aspergillus luchuensis IFO 4308 DNA, chromosome 3, nearly complete sequence and includes:
- a CDS encoding dynein light chain Tctex-type family protein (COG:N;~EggNog:ENOG410PQRI;~InterPro:IPR038586,IPR005334;~PFAM:PF03645), encoding MAVDAATPSSPVPIPELTKIATEACDTALKEVTEYEHTKVGDWNSQIINTILKALITATAPSTPSTAPPYRFTVNSTIVQQGLIDKSAAADGATSNTGKRGMHSASGAFWDVNRDGMWTFKYPGAEERGLDVVVSVTWFALG
- a CDS encoding aminoglycoside phosphotransferase family protein (COG:S;~EggNog:ENOG410PWUD;~InterPro:IPR011009,IPR002575;~PFAM:PF01636), producing the protein MSDTYTGYDECGCSLAEQSIRRHYNPIRFIRGSRAGGVWAIGTDLILKAHPKFEESLENESQALQLLVAHPHIPAPKADRNWVDQHGNHFSMQTQLDGETLENAWSRLSKDQKATIADQVADVCKQLQSITSPSIQGIDGGACPLDMVFDDGELQGPFHSDSEFRDAISRELSSSAFSNKKDELMKRFPVCGPYVLTHGDLNISNIMVKDGQLVGIIDWEFAAFYPIWYEYLRIACGSTGKDAEWRELLRQRLDSHEDAKSFLKELRNLQWLS